The Punica granatum isolate Tunisia-2019 chromosome 4, ASM765513v2, whole genome shotgun sequence genome has a window encoding:
- the LOC116205495 gene encoding purine permease 3-like — translation MGEHEAIPDNTTLKKILLVLSIIILSIGTTGGPLIMRLYFIHGGKRVWLSSWLETAGWPINIAPLAISYIYRRRQWAAATAKGASSGLPPRPVLMKPFLFVASAVVGILTGLDDYLYAYGAARLPVSTSSLIIASQLAFTAGFAFLLVKQRFTSYSINSVFLLTLAAVVLGLHAGSDRPEGESDRVYAVGFMMTVAAAAFYGFILPLVELCYQKGKQTITYSLVLEYQLVMCFFATAFCTVGMLINKDFQVIPREAKEFGLGEFKYYMIIVCSAIIWQCFFLGAIGVIFCASSLSSGIIIAVMLPMTEVLAVIFFKEKLTAEKGVSLVLSLWGFVSYFYGEIKHTKKRNLNQSQNQKQNQPPPPEMELNSQSLP, via the exons ATGGGAGAACACGAAGCAATCCCTGACAACACAACTCTCAAGAAGATCCTCCTAGTCCTCAGCATCATCATCCTCTCCATAGGGACAACCGGTGGGCCCCTCATCATGCGCCTCTACTTCATCCATGGTGGCAAGCGAGTTTGGCTCTCGAGCTGGCTCGAGACGGCCGGCTGGCCCATCAATATTGCTCCCCTCGCCATCTCCTACATCTATCGCCGTCGCCAATGGGCCGCCGCCACTGCAAAGGGGGCGAGCAGCGGCCTTCCTCCAAGGCCAGTCCTGATGAAGCCCTTCCTCTTCGTCGCCTCTGCCGTTGTTGGGATTCTCACTGGGCTTGACGACTACCTCTATGCCTATGGTGCTGCCAGACTCCCCGTCTCGACCTCATCCCTCATCATCGCCAGCCAGCTCGCATTCACTGCTGGCTTCGCATTCCTCCTCGTGAAGCAGAG GTTTACGTCGTACTCGATAAACTCGGTGTTCCTGCTGACACTGGCGGCGGTGGTGCTGGGGCTTCACGCAGGAAGTGACAGGCCGGAGGGGGAGTCGGACAGGGTTTACGCAGTGGGGTTCATGATGACTGTGGCGGCGGCGGCTTTCTATGGCTTCATACTGCCGCTGGTGGAGTTGTGCTACCAGAAGGGCAAGCAGACCATAACCTATTCGCTGGTGTTGGAGTATCAGCTTGTCATGTGCTTCTTCGCGACGGCTTTCTGCACAGTGGGCATGCTTATCAACAAAGACTTTCAG GTGATTCCAAGAGAAGCAAAGGAATTTGGCCTTGGAGAGTTCAAGTACTACATGATAATAGTTTGCAGTGCCATCATATGGCAATGCTTCTTCCTAGGAGCCATTGGAGTCATATTCTGTGCCTCGTCCTTGTCATCTGGGATTATCATCGCGGTTATGCTTCCCATGACTGAAGTTCTCGCCGTCATCTTCTTCAAGGAGAAGTTGACTGCAGAGAAAGGAGTCTCGCTCGTCCTGTCTCTTTGGGGATTCGTTTCTTACTTCTACGGAGAGATCAAGCACACCAAGAAGAGGAACCTCAACCAGAGCCAgaatcaaaaacaaaatcaacCTCCTCCTCCGGAGATGGAATTGAACAGCCAATCTCTACCTTGA